Proteins from a single region of Strix aluco isolate bStrAlu1 chromosome 5, bStrAlu1.hap1, whole genome shotgun sequence:
- the MCAT gene encoding malonyl-CoA-acyl carrier protein transacylase, mitochondrial translates to MGPWPAAPWRLGGCSGRGGLRGAARRWGSSSRPGAGDRAATLSDLLQSSVGDAEPGAAAATRERRRPREGSVLLFPGQGSQAPGMARGLLPYPRVRDMFRLAERVLGYDLLSLCLRGPRAELARTRHCQPAVFVASLAAVEKLNHQRPEVVESCVAAAGYSVGEFAALVFAGALGFAEALYAVKVRAEAMQEASEAVPSGMLSVIGRPETNYRFACLEARNHCESLGIENPVCEVSNYLFPDSRVIAGHLQALEFLQENARKYSFTRTKLLPVSGAFHTRLMEPAVEPLAEVLKSIEIQKPLVCVYSNVNGKKYMHPEHVRKLLAKQVVSPVMWEQTMHSVYQRKQGTEFPYTYEVGPGNHLGVILKKCNLKAWKQYNHVDALEDEEAAET, encoded by the exons ATGGGCCCCTGGCCCGCGGCGCCATGGCGGCTTGGTGGCTGCAGCGGGCGCGGCGGCCTCCGCGGCGCAGCGCGGCGGtggggcagcagctcccggcCCGGCGCTGGGGACCGAGCGGCGACGCTGAGCGACCTGCTGCAGAGCTCGGTGGGGGACGCGgagccgggcgcggcggcggcgacgCGGGAGCGGCGGCGCCCCCGGGAGGGCTCGGTGCTGCTGTTCCCGGGGCAGGGCAGCCAGGCGCCGGGCATGGCCCGCGGGCTGCTGCCGTACCCGCGCGTGCGGGACATGTTCCGCCTGGCCGAGCGGGTGCTGGGCTACGACCTGCTCTCCCTCTGCCTGCGGGGGCCGCGGGCAGAGCTGGCCCGCACCCGGCACTGCCAGCCCGCCGTGTTCGTCGCCTCCCTGGCCGCCGTGGAGAAGCTCAACCACCAGCGGCCTGAA GTGGTGGAAAGCTGCGTGGCGGCGGCGGGGTACAGCGTGGGGGAGTTCGCGGCGCTGGTCTTCGCTGGAGCCCTGGGCTTCGCTGAAG CGCTGTACGCGGTGAAGGTGCGCGCAGAGGCCATGCAGGAGGCGTCGGAGGCCGTCCCCAGCGGGATGCTCTCGGTCATCGGCCGGCCAGAGACAAATTACAGATTTGCCTGCTTGGAGGCCCGTAACCACTGTGAATCGCTGGGTATAGAAAACCCCGTGTGTGAAGTCTCAAACTACTTGTTTCCAGACAGCAGAGTTATTGCAGGACACTTACAG GCTTTGGAGTTTCTGCAGGAGAATGCTCGAAAATATTCTTTCACACGTACAAAACTGCTCCCAGTCAGCGGAGCGTTTCATACCAGACTGATGGAACCAGCCGTAGAGCCGTTGGCTGAAGTCCTAAAATCGATCGAGATTCAGAAACCGCTGGTGTGTGTCTATTCCAACGTCAATGGCAAAAAGTACATGCACCCGGAGCATGTCCGGAAGCTGCTGGCGAAGCAGGTGGTGTCACCCGTGATGTGGGAGCAGACCATGCACTCCGTGTACCAAAGGAAGCAAGGAACAGAATTTCCTTACACGTACGAAGTGGGGCCTGGGAACCACCTGGGAGTCATTctcaaaaaatgtaatttaaaggcCTGGAAGCAGTATAACCACGTAGATGCTCTGGAAGATGAGGAAGCAGCAGAGACCTAA